The following coding sequences lie in one Kribbella sp. NBC_00709 genomic window:
- a CDS encoding pilus assembly protein TadG-related protein has protein sequence MTVLIIGFTAIILLMIVVVTDISKVFLVRRDLDATADGAVLAAANGLAAVYAQPGAGSNAVIDPDQAARLTADYLNEVAASNRFDGLDWSVDVEGTTVTVRLTSITDLPFHPPGFPTSSDLAAEAAAIVPIR, from the coding sequence ATGACCGTTCTCATCATCGGGTTCACCGCGATCATCCTGCTGATGATCGTGGTGGTGACCGACATCTCGAAGGTCTTCCTGGTCCGCCGCGACCTCGACGCGACCGCCGACGGTGCGGTGCTCGCGGCAGCCAACGGTCTCGCCGCGGTCTACGCCCAGCCCGGCGCGGGCAGCAACGCGGTGATCGACCCGGACCAGGCTGCCCGCCTGACCGCGGACTACCTCAACGAAGTTGCCGCCAGCAACAGATTCGACGGCCTCGACTGGTCGGTGGACGTCGAAGGCACCACAGTCACCGTCCGCCTCACCTCCATCACCGACCTCCCCTTCCATCCCCCCGGCTTCCCCACCTCGTCCGACCTCGCCGCTGAAGCCGCCGCCATCGTCCCGATCCGCTGA
- a CDS encoding SDR family oxidoreductase codes for MTVLVTGGRGAIARAVTAGLIAAGRDVRVASREPSALPSAVGYDPADPAPALRDISQVFLYSDPSTAPAFAAAAEAAGVKQVVLLSSLSSLGGPDDPHAKTEQVITDGSYATTRLQPGAFMSNAKYWAHQVRATGQIRLPYLDAEEAPIHELDIADAALRILLDGPGNGHDGRGYPLTGPESMTRRHQISLVTTTTGVPIEAVDLTPDEARAEMRMRDEGQRETLLAYWASRVGKPQPIEPGVELLTTHTARTWTTWLIDNPGLFT; via the coding sequence ATGACTGTTCTTGTCACCGGCGGCCGCGGCGCGATCGCCCGCGCCGTCACCGCAGGCCTGATCGCGGCCGGACGGGACGTCCGGGTCGCCAGCCGCGAACCGTCCGCCCTCCCGTCGGCCGTCGGCTACGACCCCGCCGACCCCGCGCCCGCCCTGCGAGACATCAGCCAGGTCTTCTTGTACTCCGACCCGTCAACGGCGCCTGCCTTCGCGGCCGCGGCCGAAGCCGCCGGTGTGAAACAGGTCGTGCTGCTCTCGTCGCTGTCCTCGCTCGGGGGCCCGGACGATCCGCATGCGAAGACCGAGCAGGTCATCACCGACGGGTCGTATGCGACCACTCGCCTGCAGCCCGGTGCGTTCATGAGCAACGCGAAGTACTGGGCGCATCAGGTTCGCGCGACCGGCCAGATCCGGCTGCCGTACCTCGATGCGGAGGAGGCGCCGATCCATGAACTGGACATCGCCGATGCGGCGCTCCGCATCCTCCTCGACGGCCCTGGCAACGGACATGACGGCCGGGGCTATCCGCTGACCGGCCCGGAGTCCATGACCCGCCGTCACCAGATCAGCCTCGTCACCACGACCACCGGCGTACCGATCGAGGCGGTCGACCTCACCCCCGACGAGGCCCGTGCCGAGATGCGCATGCGCGACGAGGGCCAGCGCGAGACGCTCCTCGCCTACTGGGCATCCCGCGTCGGCAAGCCCCAACCGATCGAGCCCGGCGTCGAACTCCTCACCACCCACACCGCCCGCACGTGGACTACCTGGCTCATCGACAACCCAGGCCTCTTCACCTGA